Proteins from a single region of Streptomyces sp. HUAS 15-9:
- a CDS encoding helix-turn-helix domain-containing protein, producing MTSHVPNPARVIPLRPGAARPEAPAPGPEEEPLWRDLVGDVLRRERQAQERTLKDVADAARISMPYLSEVERGRKEASSEILAAAAHALGLGLGDLLSRVQGELSRRADAGRRTTASPYQGLSLAA from the coding sequence GTGACCAGCCACGTGCCGAACCCAGCCCGCGTGATTCCGCTGCGCCCGGGGGCCGCCCGCCCGGAAGCACCTGCCCCCGGGCCGGAGGAGGAGCCCCTGTGGCGTGACCTCGTCGGTGACGTCCTGCGCCGCGAGCGTCAGGCACAGGAGCGCACCCTCAAGGACGTGGCCGATGCGGCCCGGATCTCGATGCCGTACCTCTCGGAGGTCGAGCGCGGCCGCAAGGAAGCCTCGTCGGAGATCCTCGCGGCCGCCGCCCACGCCCTCGGACTGGGGCTGGGCGATCTGCTGTCCCGGGTCCAGGGCGAGCTGTCCCGCCGGGCCGACGCCGGCCGTCGTACGACCGCTTCGCCGTACCAGGGGCTGTCCTTGGCCGCCTGA
- a CDS encoding DinB family protein, whose product MTDITEPQQAQPGRSFGWWDMFVSPEDDPRSDGGFVGELDTLVGFLRDQRLTLEMKCAGLDAEAMARRSVPPSDLSLLGLVRHLAAVERHWFRQVMAGQDAPRLYRTADDPHADFDGAAPDPGLVAEAWRTWRAEVTFAERLVAEAPSLDVTGFDGDEPVALREVLVHMIEEYARHNGHADFLRERIDGRVGQ is encoded by the coding sequence ATGACCGACATCACGGAGCCGCAGCAGGCGCAGCCCGGCCGGAGCTTCGGCTGGTGGGACATGTTCGTCAGCCCCGAGGACGATCCGCGCAGCGACGGCGGTTTCGTCGGGGAACTCGACACGCTCGTCGGATTTCTCCGGGACCAGCGGCTGACGCTGGAGATGAAGTGCGCGGGGCTGGACGCCGAAGCCATGGCCCGCCGCTCGGTGCCGCCGTCCGACCTGTCGCTCCTCGGACTGGTCCGCCATCTGGCCGCGGTGGAGCGGCACTGGTTCCGGCAGGTCATGGCCGGGCAGGACGCACCCCGGCTCTATCGCACCGCGGATGATCCCCACGCGGACTTCGACGGCGCGGCGCCCGACCCCGGCCTGGTGGCCGAGGCCTGGCGGACCTGGCGCGCCGAGGTCACCTTCGCGGAACGCCTCGTCGCGGAGGCGCCCAGCCTCGACGTCACCGGCTTCGACGGGGACGAACCGGTCGCGCTGCGCGAGGTGCTGGTGCACATGATCGAGGAGTACGCCCGCCACAACGGCCACGCCGACTTCCTGCGCGAGCGGATCGACGGGCGGGTGGGGCAGTGA
- a CDS encoding RNA polymerase sigma factor SigF: protein MNTAGIRSEAVVVEQTAESATDEGPLPGMADPRSIAPRDARELSRQFFQRLSGLDEGTHAYQYARNTLIEMNMSLVRFAAGRFRNRGDDMEDVVQTGMIGLIKAIDRFELSREVEFTSFALPYIVGEIKRFFRDTTWAVHVPRRLQELRVELAKAREELSSRLDREPTTAELATLMNITENEVVEAQLASNGYNSASLDAALTGDGPEDGEAVLADFIGMEEEGLRLVEDFQSLAPLMAELSDRDREIIHLRFVEEATQAEIGERLGCSQMHVSRLIKRIIMRLREGMLGELGCA, encoded by the coding sequence ATGAACACCGCCGGGATCCGGTCGGAAGCAGTGGTCGTCGAGCAGACCGCCGAGAGCGCGACGGACGAGGGACCGCTGCCGGGAATGGCGGACCCGAGGAGCATCGCCCCACGTGACGCGCGGGAGTTGTCGCGTCAGTTCTTCCAGCGTCTGTCCGGGCTGGACGAGGGCACGCACGCGTACCAGTACGCACGCAACACGCTCATCGAGATGAACATGTCGCTGGTGCGGTTCGCGGCCGGACGGTTCCGCAACCGCGGCGACGACATGGAGGACGTCGTCCAGACCGGGATGATCGGTCTGATCAAGGCGATCGACCGGTTCGAGCTCTCGCGCGAGGTGGAGTTCACGTCGTTCGCGCTCCCGTACATCGTCGGCGAGATCAAGCGGTTCTTCCGCGACACCACCTGGGCCGTGCATGTACCGCGGCGGCTGCAGGAGCTGCGCGTCGAGCTCGCCAAGGCGCGCGAGGAGCTCTCCAGTCGGCTGGACCGCGAGCCGACGACCGCCGAGCTGGCCACCCTGATGAACATCACCGAGAACGAGGTGGTCGAGGCGCAGCTCGCCTCCAACGGGTACAACTCCGCTTCGCTGGACGCCGCGCTGACCGGTGACGGTCCCGAGGACGGCGAGGCCGTGCTGGCCGACTTCATCGGCATGGAGGAGGAGGGCCTGCGGCTCGTCGAGGACTTCCAGTCACTCGCCCCGCTCATGGCCGAACTCAGCGACCGCGACCGGGAGATCATCCATCTGCGGTTCGTGGAGGAGGCCACGCAGGCGGAGATAGGCGAGCGGCTCGGGTGCTCGCAGATGCATGTCTCCCGGCTGATCAAGCGCATCATCATGCGGCTGCGCGAGGGCATGCTGGGCGAACTGGGCTGCGCCTGA
- a CDS encoding ATP-binding protein, producing MTEHLDGAVMPTGFDVPVEPLRRAAHYTGEPGCIAAARTFAALFLDQLRTEWCAGIDDRTDGELLLLVSELVTNADRHSNGPYILELEGTDNAVTVCVYDSSAALPRRFPRDPERVGRHGLEIVHALAAEVIAERVPVGKRVRALVNLAH from the coding sequence ATGACCGAACACCTGGACGGGGCAGTGATGCCAACTGGTTTCGACGTGCCCGTGGAACCGCTCCGGCGGGCGGCGCACTACACCGGCGAACCGGGATGCATCGCCGCGGCACGGACCTTCGCCGCGCTCTTCCTCGACCAGCTCAGGACCGAGTGGTGCGCAGGCATCGACGACCGGACCGACGGAGAACTGCTCCTGCTGGTCAGCGAGTTGGTCACCAACGCGGACCGGCACAGCAACGGCCCGTACATCCTCGAACTGGAGGGCACGGACAACGCGGTCACGGTGTGTGTCTACGACAGCAGTGCCGCGCTGCCCCGGCGGTTCCCGCGGGACCCCGAACGCGTCGGACGGCACGGTCTGGAGATCGTGCACGCCCTGGCCGCGGAGGTGATCGCCGAACGCGTCCCGGTCGGAAAGCGGGTGCGCGCGCTGGTGAATCTCGCCCACTGA
- a CDS encoding DUF6777 domain-containing protein — MSVEPPSSGRPTGPPSGPLSGAQPPSGPPPQPPAGGGPGAPEPHQPWWRSAPRIALLTTGIVVAVIVAVVLSNAGGGGTAKASEVFLQAANSTGQDPFTGSTAKSGSVTPITPSATTTSATGNELHSVRGGDPGLYAGTRNTPSCDVEKQVRELQASRAKNNAFASVVGIRPSAVPAYLRSLTPVQLRVDTRVTDHGYRNGTATDYQAVLQTGTAVLVDGHGVPRVRCVSGNPLTPPVAQRTPPKPVGDRWASYRPSAVVVVRPAPRVINIFIIFDGHNDEWIQRHRGDHTGEKDHRTKPPEHQVNPWATPYTPPTAPTSPTSPTSPATTGPSSPTTSSPSPESPKSESPTTESPSSESPPSESPPTESPSTEAPSSETPTYESPPSEGGTVTESLAPESPAAPETQQQPEVPSNVPELDTGNVPAPQDTGGQSS, encoded by the coding sequence GTGAGTGTCGAACCTCCGTCATCCGGCCGTCCGACGGGACCGCCCTCCGGCCCCCTGTCGGGAGCCCAGCCGCCCTCCGGGCCACCGCCGCAGCCACCCGCGGGCGGCGGTCCCGGCGCACCGGAACCGCACCAGCCGTGGTGGAGGTCCGCACCGCGCATCGCGTTGCTCACCACGGGCATCGTGGTCGCCGTGATCGTCGCCGTCGTCCTGTCCAACGCGGGCGGCGGCGGTACGGCCAAGGCGAGCGAGGTCTTTCTGCAGGCCGCGAACTCGACGGGGCAGGACCCTTTCACCGGGTCGACGGCGAAGAGCGGCTCCGTCACGCCGATCACCCCCTCGGCGACCACGACGTCGGCCACGGGCAACGAACTGCACAGTGTGCGGGGCGGGGACCCCGGCCTGTACGCCGGTACCCGCAACACCCCGAGCTGCGACGTGGAGAAGCAGGTCAGGGAGTTGCAGGCGAGCCGGGCCAAGAACAACGCGTTCGCCTCGGTCGTCGGCATCCGGCCGTCGGCCGTTCCCGCGTACCTTCGCTCGCTCACCCCGGTGCAACTCCGCGTGGACACCCGGGTCACCGACCACGGGTACCGCAACGGCACGGCCACCGACTACCAGGCCGTCCTGCAGACGGGCACCGCCGTGCTGGTCGACGGGCACGGGGTGCCCCGGGTGCGCTGCGTCAGCGGCAACCCGCTGACCCCGCCGGTCGCGCAGCGGACCCCGCCGAAGCCGGTGGGGGACCGCTGGGCGTCGTACCGGCCCTCGGCGGTCGTGGTGGTCCGGCCCGCGCCGCGGGTCATCAACATCTTCATCATCTTCGACGGTCACAACGACGAGTGGATCCAGCGCCACCGCGGCGACCACACGGGCGAGAAGGACCACAGGACCAAGCCGCCGGAGCATCAGGTGAACCCCTGGGCCACGCCGTACACACCGCCGACCGCCCCGACGTCACCGACGTCACCGACGTCACCGGCCACGACCGGCCCGTCGTCGCCCACGACGTCCTCCCCGAGCCCGGAATCGCCGAAGTCGGAGTCCCCGACCACCGAGTCGCCCTCGTCGGAATCCCCGCCCTCGGAATCCCCGCCGACCGAGTCCCCGTCCACGGAGGCGCCCTCCTCGGAGACCCCGACCTACGAGTCTCCCCCCTCCGAGGGGGGAACGGTCACCGAGTCCCTGGCCCCCGAGTCCCCGGCCGCCCCCGAGACGCAGCAGCAGCCCGAGGTGCCCTCGAACGTGCCGGAGCTGGACACGGGAAACGTCCCGGCACCGCAGGACACGGGTGGCCAGTCGAGCTAG